Proteins found in one Oryza glaberrima chromosome 4, OglaRS2, whole genome shotgun sequence genomic segment:
- the LOC127770193 gene encoding G-type lectin S-receptor-like serine/threonine-protein kinase SD2-5, with translation MHPANLFTGFTVLVVMVLAVAAGTLPRQRSDYPMANLSTLWVNNRNRLPDSITYDDGSMVRSILLLSPQTFYGPSFAAGFFCTPPCREFIFAVFIVFTSSGALFPVAVNEVIWCANRGSPLGEDATLELTGDGDLVLREKANGRLVWSSGTSGRSVQGMEITENGNLVLFDQRNGTVWQSFDHPTDALVPGQSLLQGMILKANTSPTNWTESKIYITILQDGVYGYVESTPPQLYYNYVVSTNKSKRVPTTVTFTNGCLSIFVQSTQPGNPDGRIALPEAKSIQYIRLEPDGHLRLYEWSSEEKWTVVSDVTKLSLDDCDFPKVCGEYGICTGGQCICPPESNSSSSYFQPVDEWKLNLGCVPVTPISCQEMQNHHLLTLSDVSYFDVSQPIANPTNKDDCKQACLKNCSCRAVMFMYFHNDSHGTCHSLTEVFSLKTIQPQTATYNSTAYLKVQLTPSSSAPTQNKSYKTKTILGSILAAIGALILVVVVAIYVQKRRKYRERDEELDFDIMPGMPMRFSFQKLRKSTEDFSKKLGEGGFGSVYEGKISEEKVAVKRLESARQGKKEFLAEVETIGSIEHINLVRLIGVCVEKSNRLLVYEYMSRGSLDRWIYYHHNNAPLDWSTRCRIILDIAKGLCYLHEECRRKIAHLDIKPQNILLDDNFNAKLADFGLSKLIDRDQSKVMTVMRGTPGYLAPEWLTSQITEKVDVYSFGVVLMEIISGRKNIDISQPEEAVQLINLLREKAQNNQLIDMIDKHSNDMVSHQEEVIQMMKLAMWCLQNDSDRRPSMSMVVKVLEGAMRVENCLDYSFFNANSVISVQGIPSTYSAPPRASILSSPR, from the coding sequence ATGCATCCTGCCAATCTCTTTACCGGCTTCACGGTGCTGGTGGTCATGGTTCTTGCAGTTGCAGCAGGGACGCTCCCCAGGCAGCGCTCCGACTATCCCATGGCCAACCTCTCGACACTGTGGGTCAACAATAGAAACAGGCTCCCTGACAGCATCACATATGACGACGGGTCTATGGTACGCAGCATACTCCTCTTGTCACCACAAACCTTTTATGGCCCCTCCTTTGCCGCAGGGTTCTTCTGCACCCCACCCTGCCGAGAATTCATCTTCGCTGTCTTCATTGTCTTCACCAGCAGCGGTGCTTTGTTCCCTGTAGCGGTAAACGAGGTTATCTGGTGTGCCAACAGGGGAAGCCCCCTAGGAGAGGATGCTACCCTTGAGCTGACTGGAGATGGTGACCTCGTCCTCCGTGAAAAAGCCAATGGCAGACTCGTCTGGTCGAGCGGCACTTCAGGCCGATCCGTGCAAGGCATGGAGATCACTGAGAATGGCAACCTGGTGCTGTTTGATCAGAGGAATGGAACAGTGTGGCAGTCATTTGATCATCCAACAGACGCATTGGTCCCAGGGCAGTCACTGCTGCAGGGCATGATCCTCAAAGCAAATACCTCCCCCACAAATTGGACTGAGAGTAAGATATATATAACTATTCTCCAAGATGGTGTATATGGCTATGTTGAATCCACACCACCACAACTCTACTATAACTATGTAGTGAGCACAAACAAGAGCAAGAGAGTTCCAACAACGGTTACCTTCACAAATGGCTGCCTCAGCATCTTTGTGCAGTCCACACAACCAGGAAATCCAGATGGCCGTATCGCATTGCCAGAAGCTAAGTCCATCCAGTACATAAGGTTAGAGCCTGACGGGCACTTGAGGTTGTACGAGTGGTCTAGTGAAGAGAAGTGGACCGTCGTGTCTGATGTAACCAAGCTATCCCTTGATGATTGTGATTTCCCAAAAGTGTGCGGGGAGTACGGAATATGCACAGGCGGGCAATGTATCTGTCCCCCTGAGAGTAATTCTAGCTCAAGCTACTTCCAGCCAGTTGATGAGTGGAAGCTGAATCTTGGATGTGTACCAGTGACTCCAATATCTTGTCAAGAAATGCAAAACCATCATCTCTTGACTCTTAGTGACGTTTCTTACTTTGATGTTAGCCAACCCATTGCAAATCCAACAAACAAAGATGATTGCAAGCAAGCATGCTTGAAGAATTGCTCCTGCAGGGCTGTAATGTTCATGTATTTCCACAATGATTCACATGGAACATGCCATTCATTGACAGAGGTATTCTCCTTGAAAACAATACAACCTCAAACTGCTACTTACAACTCTACTGCTTACCTCAAAGTGCAACTTACTCCCTCTTCTTCTGCCCCTACACAAAACAAAAGTTACAAAACAAAGACAATTTTAGGTTCCATACTCGCAGCAATTGGTGCTCTTATtttggttgttgttgttgctatTTATGTCCAAAAGAGGAGGAAGTATCGAGAAAGAGATGAAGAATTAGATTTTGATATAATGCCTGGAATGCCAATGAGATTCTCATTTCAAAAACTGAGAAAAAGCACTGAAGACTTCAGTAAAAAGCTAGGTGAAGGTGGGTTTGGATCGGTCTATGAAGGGAAAATTAGCGAAGAGAAAGTTGCAGTTAAACGGCTGGAAAGTGCTAGACAAGGAAAGAAAGAATTCTTGGCAGAGGTCGAGACTATTGGCAGCATTGAGCACATCAATCTTGTCAGACTGATCGGAGTTTGTGTAGAGAAGTCAAATAGGCTTCTAGTATATGAATATATGTCAAGAGGATCACTTGATAGGTGGATATATTATCACCATAACAATGCGCCTCTTGATTGGAGCACGAGGTGTAGGATAATTCTCGATATTGCCAAGGGTTTATGTTATCTTCATGAGGAATGCAGGCGAAAAATTGCTCATTTGGATATCAAACCACAGAATATTCTATTAGATGATAACTTCAATGCGAAATTGGCAGATTTTGGACTTTCTAAGCTAATAGATAGAGATCAAAGCAAGGTGATGACTGTGATGAGAGGCACACCTGGATATCTGGCACCTGAATGGTTAACATCGCAAATCACTGAAAAAGTTGATGTCTACAGTTTTGGCGTTGTTCTTATGGAAATAATTagtggaagaaaaaatattgatatcTCTCAGCCAGAGGAAGCTGTTCAGCTGATCAATTTATTACGAGAAAAGGCTCAGAACAATCAGTTGATTGATATGATTGACAAGCACAGTAATGACATGGTCTCACACCAGGAGGAAGTGATTCAAATGATGAAGCTTGCAATGTGGTGCTTGCAAAATGATAGTGACCGGAGGCCTTCTATGTCAATGGTTGTCAAGGTATTGGAGGGTGCAATGAGGGTGGAAAATTGCCTAGATTACAGCTTTTTCAATGCAAATTCAGTAATATCTGTTCAAGGCATTCCATCCACATATTCAGCCCCACCTCGGGCATCAATATTATCTAGTCCAAGATGA
- the LOC127770765 gene encoding G-type lectin S-receptor-like serine/threonine-protein kinase SD2-5 produces the protein MHPANLFFEIVVVLLLLATAAPFVSGQPYDYPMANLSTRWVNNAAMLKHNSYTDGSAVRAIVLRSQKQLPGISFAAGFFCAPPCQAFLFAVFIVYTNSGAGITLSVNGMAQVIWSANRASLAGENATIELTGDGNLVLHEANGRLVWSSNTSVQLVAGMEITEHGNLVLFDQRNATVWQSFDHPTDVLVHGQSLLQGMKLRANTSTTNWTESKLYMTVLPDGLYGYVGSKPPQLYYTYLVDTNKSRKDPTRVTFTNGSLNIFLQSTQAGKPEAIIALPEAKSIQYIRLEYDGHLRLYEWSDEKWTMVSDVIKKYPDDCAFPTVCGEYGICAGEQCICPLQTNTSSGYFHPVDERKANLGCAPMNPISCQEKQNHQFLTLTDVSYFDGSQTIANAKNREDCKQACLKNCSCRAVMFRYDQNVSDGECLLVTEVFSLQSIQPEIIHYNSTAYLKVQLTASSSAPKQTSSSAPTQKKSYKIKTILGSTVAAIITLVLVVIVGIYVQMRRKYLEIDEELDFDILPGMPMRFSFQKLRECTEDFSKKLGEGGFGSVFEGKISEERVAVKHLESARQGNKEFLAEVETIGSIEHINLVRLIGFCVEKSNRILVYEYMPRGSLDKWIYYRHNNTPLDWNTRCRIILDIAKGLCYLHEECRRKIAHLDIKPQNILLDENFNAKLADFGLSKLMDRDQSKVMTVMRGTPGYLAPEWLTSQITEKVDVYSFGVVLMEIISGRKNIDFSQPEESVQLIKLLCEKAQNNQLIDMVDKHSNDMISRQEEVIQMMKLPMWCLQNDSCQRPSMSMVVKVLEGAMSVENCLDYSFFNAIAVMSPQGNPSIYSAPPPASVLSGPR, from the coding sequence ATGCATCCTGCCAATCTCTTCTTTGAGATTGTGgtagtgctgctgctgcttgcaaCTGCAGCACCGTTCGTCTCCGGGCAGCCCTATGACTATCCTATGGCTAACCTCTCGACGCGATGGGTCAACAATGCTGCCATGCTCAAGCACAACTCCTACACCGACGGGTCAGCAGTACGTGCCATTGTCCTCCGTTCACAAAAACAATTGCCCGGCATCTCCTTCGCTGCAGGGTTCTTCTGCGCCCCACCCTGCCAAGCATTCCTCTTTGCTGTCTTCATTGTCTACACCAACAGCGGTGCTGGGATCACCTTATCGGTAAACGGAATGGCACAGGTAATCTGGTCAGCCAACCGGGCAAGCCTAGCTGGAGAGAACGCAACCATTGAGCTCACTGGAGATGGCAACTTGGTACTCCATGAAGCTAATGGCAGACTCGTCTGGTCGAGCAACACTTCAGTCCAATTAGTGGCAGGTATGGAGATCACTGAGCATGGCAACCTGGTGCTGTTTGATCAGAGGAATGCGACAGTGTGGCAGTCATTTGATCATCCAACCGATGTATTGGTCCATGGGCAGTCATTGCTGCAGGGAATGAAGCTCAGAGCAAATACATCTACCACAAATTGGACTGAGAGTAAGTTGTATATGACTGTTCTCCCAGATGGTTTATATGGCTATGTTGGATCCAAACCACCACAGCTATACTATACATATTTGGTGGACACAAACAAGAGCAGAAAAGATCCGACGAGGGTTACCTTTACAAATGGAAGCCTCAACATCTTTCTGCAGTCGACACAGGCAGGAAAGCCAGAAGCCATTATTGCACTGCCAGAAGCGAAGTCCATCCAGTACATAAGATTAGAGTACGATGGACATTTGAGGCTGTATGAGTGGTCTGATGAAAAGTGGACCATGGTATCTGATGTTATCAAGAAATACCCTGATGATTGTGCTTTCCCAACAGTGTGCGGAGAGTACGGGATATGTGCAGGTGAACAATGCATCTGTCCTCTTCAGACTAATACTAGTTCAGGTTACTTCCATCCAGTTGACGAACGGAAGGCTAATCTTGGTTGTGCACCAATGAATCCAATATCTTGTCAAGAAAAGCAAAACCATCAATTCTTGACTCTTACTGATGTTTCTTACTTTGATGGAAGCCAAACTATTGCAAATGCGAAAAACAGAGAGGATTGCAAGCAAGCTTGCTTGAAGAATTGCTCCTGCAGGGCTGTAATGTTCAGGTATGACCAAAATGTTTCCGATGGAGAATGCCTGTTAGTGACAGAGGTCTTCTCCTTGCAATCAATACAGCCTGAAATTATTCATTACAATTCTACTGCTTACCTTAAAGTGCAACTTACTGCCTCCTCTTCTGCGCCAAAACAAACATCCTCATCTGCCCCTACACAAAAGAAAAGTTACAAAATAAAGACAATTTTAGGTTCTACGGTTGCAGCAATTATTACTCTTGTTTTGGTTGTTATTGTTGGTATCTATGTACAAATGAGGAGGAAGTATCTAGAGATAGATGAAGAATTAGATTTCGATATATTGCCTGGAATGCCAATGAGATTCTCATTTCAAAAGCTAAGAGAATGCACTGAAGACTTCAGTAAGAAGCTCGGCGAAGGTGGATTTGGATCGGTCTTTGAAGGGAAAATAAGTGAAGAGAGAGTTGCAGTGAAACATCTGGAAAGTGCTAGACAAGGAAACAAAGAATTCTTGGCAGAGGTAGAAACTATTGGCAGCATTGAACACATCAATCTTGTTAGGCTGATTGGATTTTGTGTAGAGAAGTCAAACCGGATCCTAGTATATGAATACATGCCAAGAGGGTCACTTGATAAGTGGATATATTACCGCCACAATAATACCCCCCTTGATTGGAACACAAGGTGTAGGATCATTCTGGATATTGCCAAGGGTTTATGTTATCTTCACGAGGAATGCAGACGAAAAATTGCTCATTTGGATATCAAACCACAGAATATTCTCTTAGATGAGAACTTCAATGCCAAATTGGCAGACTTTGGACTTTCAAAGCTAATGGATAGGGATCAAAGCAAGGTAATGACTGTGATGAGAGGCACACCAGGATATCTGGCACCTGAATGGTTAACATCACAAATCACTGAAAAAGTTGATGTCTACAGCTTCGGCGTTGTTCTTATGGAAATAATAagtggaagaaaaaatattgatttCTCTCAGCCAGAGGAGAGTGTTCAGCTCATTAAGTTATTATGCGAAAAGGCTCAAAATAATCAGTTGATTGATATGGTTGATAAGCACAGTAATGACATGATCTCGCGCCAGGAGGAAGTGATTCAAATGATGAAGCTTCCAATGTGGTGCTTGCAGAATGATAGCTGCCAAAGGCCTTCTATGTCAATGGTTGTCAAGGTATTGGAAGGTGCAATGAGTGTTGAAAATTGCTTAGATTACAGTTTTTTCAATGCAATTGCAGTCATGTCTCCTCAAGGCAATCCATCGATATATTCTGCTCCACCTCCTGCATCAGTATTATCTGGTCCAAGATGA